Proteins from one Homalodisca vitripennis isolate AUS2020 chromosome 3, UT_GWSS_2.1, whole genome shotgun sequence genomic window:
- the LOC124358462 gene encoding protein ANTAGONIST OF LIKE HETEROCHROMATIN PROTEIN 1-like — MDAVQIGAVGFQCLLEMYLEKTKRQDRRWGTHPVLSSRLTTGAFHLMFEKHRQYEDKFYQYYRMSVSSFDELLHLVSDGLMKKDTNMKRSIEPAERLAITIRYLGCGMNFSDLEFEYQVSRKTIRLVVEETCETISGKLQSTEMPIPTSDEWLLKATEYEKLTNFPNCVGAIDGKHVRIQCPPSSGSLYYNFRKYFSLVLFAVSDAQCNFTAIDVGAYGREGDSTIFKNSNFYKRLNAGQLNLPTEKPLSPEGPTVPFVFLGDEAFGLTTRVMRPYPQKKLTKERSVYNYRHCRARRTVECAFGIMSNKWRVMHSCILVNPIFATKIIQSCCVLHNYVKRRDGYIFEESLTCDMDCLVGAAVGSGRSNGLVVRDLFLCISMDQEP; from the exons ATGGATGCAGTGCAGATCGGTGCTGTAGGGTTTCAGTGTCTACTAGAGATGTATTTGGAAAAGACCAAAAGGCAGGATAGACGTTGGGGTACCCATCCCGTTCTAAGCAGCAGATTGACAACAGGTGCGTTTCATTTGATGTTTGAGAAGCACAGACAATATGAAgacaaattttaccaatattacaGGATGTCTGTTAGCTCATTTGATGAACTTTTACATCTTGTCAGTGACGGTCTGATGAAGAAAGATACCAACATGAAAAGGAGTATTGAGCCAGCTGAAAGACTTGCTATAACCATCAG gtatttGGGCTGTGGAATGAACTTCAGTGACCTTGAATTCGAATATCAAGTATCAAGAAAAACAATACGTCTCGTTGTTGAGGAGACCTGTGAAACAATTTCGGGAAAACTGCAGTCAACTGAAATGCCAATCCCTACAAGTGATGAATGGCTTTTGAAGGCAACGGAATATGAGAAGTTAACCAACTTCCCAAATTGTGTTGGTGCCATTGACGGCAAACACGTGCGGATACAATGTCCACCAAGTTCAGGTTCACTATACTACAACTTCAGGAAGTATTTTTCACTTGTATTGTTTGCAGTCAGCGACGCACAGTGCAACTTCACTGCAATAGATGTTGGTGCATATGGCCGGGAGGGCGATTCCACAATCTTCAAAAACTCAAACTTTTACAAAAGACTGAATGCCGGCCAACTGAACCTCCCAACAGAGAAACCGCTTTCACCAGAAGGCCCCACAGTACCTTTCGTATTTCTTGGCGATGAAGCTTTTGGTTTAACTACACGTGTGATGCGCCCTTACCCACAGAAGAAACTCACAAAAGAGAGAAGTGTATATAACTATAGGCACTGCAGAGCCAGACGTACAGTTGAATGCGCATTTGGAATTATGAGCAACAAATGGCGAGTAATGCATTCCTGTATCCTGGTGAACCCGATCTTTGCAACGAAAATCATTCAGTCTTGCTGTGTATTGCATAATTATGTAAAAAGGCGGGATGGTTACATTTTTGAAGAATCGCTTACATGTGACATGGATTGCTTGGTCGGAGCAGCAGTAGGAAGTGGTCGTAGTAACGGACTTGTAGTAAGGGACTTGTTCTTGTGTATTTCAATGGACCAGGAGCCTTAA